The sequence CGATCGCCAGCTGGATACTTTACCCAATCGACAAAATCTTTTCTTGTGATAAGCTCGTAGAATATGTTTTCTTTGTGTTGATCCACGTTTTGACTGCCCTTTTACTTATACAAGGGCGCAGGTATGAAAATGATACCGGGTTTTGGAAAAAAATTCATGAGATGATCCAAATTTAAAGAGAATGCGCTATTGATGATGTTGTAATGAAGTATATGTCAGTAGGTTATTTATGTAAATATTCTTTTTCGTAGGAAAATAATTACTAATCTAATGTTTGATAATATTTTACAAAATACATTTTTTTATTATTGAATTTCGTTTTTATATTTACAAATATATAGCTGACTATACTTTATAAAAGTGGGCCAGGGTTACTCCCCCTGATGCTCAATTTGACTGGCCACCTCTACTACACAGGACATCTTTCTGAAAGGAAGTGGATGTTTCAACACGAATACTAGTAAAATTTTTAAGTACCAAACTACTCCTCAATTATGAGCACTTCAAAAGCGCACAACTATGATGCTGGGCATTTCCTAGCCTCTAAGGAAGCCTCGTCTCCAAATTTGGATGACATTTTTAAGGACTTTGAATTCAGTGTTCAAGGCTCTGGCATCCACCAACCTTTTACAGCCATCTTTCACCGTATGGCTGGTAAAGTTCCCGATAAGATAGCCATAGAGTGCTATGATAAAGCCATTTCTTATCTTGACTTGGAAATTAAGTCCAACCAGTTTGCAGCTTTCCTGACAGCTGCCAAAGTTACAGAGGGAAGTATCCTTGCGGTCGCTTTGGACAGGTCGATAGAAATGGTAGTGGCGATGCTCGGGATTGTCAAGGCAGGCTGTGCTTATTTACCGGTGGATCCCAAGCTTCCCCATGAGCGCATCCAATACATGTTGGAAGATGCTCAGGCAAAGGCGATCATTACTTCCAAGTCCGTGCTTCAAGAGGTAAGCTGCACGGCCGAAAAATTAGATATCGACACCATTTTTCCCATACTGGAGGAGTACAGTGATGTTTATGTGGAGCGAGTAGAAGATACCTCTTCATTGGCGTATTTACTTTATACCTCCGGATCTACCGGAAACCCCAAAGGGGTCAAAATCACTCATAAAAACCTTACCAACTTACTGCTCAGTGTCCAGCAAGCACCTGGAATGCATATGGATGATCGGTTATTGGCGATCACCACCATTTCTTTTGACATTGCGGGGATAGAGCTTTTTTTGCCTTTGATCACAGGAGCTACGGTGGTTTTGGCCAATTCCGATGCCATCAAGGATGGGAGGTTACTTTACAAGCTGCTACAGGAAAAGCAGATTTCGTTTATGCAGGCTACCCCGGCTACTTGGCGGATGCTGACCATGGCGGGTTGGGATAAGCCGTTACCGCTGCGAATCCTGAGTGGTGGAGAGGCTTTCCCTAAAGACCTGGCCATGCAGCTGATGGGCTTATGCGATGAAGTTTGGAACGGCTATGGCCCCACAGAAACCACCATCTATTCCACCATGAAGCAGCTGGCACCTACTGATGACCAAATTACCATTGGTAAGCCCATCGACAACACCGGTGTTTACATTTTGGATACCGAAATGAATCCTGTCGAAGAGGGAGCAGTGGGCGAAATTTATATTAGTGGAGAAGGGGTCGCGGCAGGTTACCATGGACGCCCGGAGTTGACGGCAGATCGCTTTCTTCCCAATGTCCTGGAGGAAGCCTTTCCGATCATTTATAAGACAGGAGACCTGGGTTGTTTCCTGCCATCGGGAGAAATTGTCTGCAAGGGACGTATCGACCACCAAGTGAAAATTCGCGGGTTCAGGATTGAGCTGGGAGAAATCGAACAGCAATTGCTGCAAGAACCGGCCATTAAAGAGGTGGCCGTACATACATGGGAAGACCTTCCCGGCAACAAGCGATTGGTGGCCTATGTCGTCTTGGAAGATGCCTCCAAGGCAGACCAAGGCTTGTTCTCTAAGTTGATCACGGCATGGAAAGATAGGATGATGAAGCGATTACCTGAATACATGGTTCCAGGGGATTGGATGCCGCTCGACAAGCTGCCGCTGACGACAAACCAGAAAATTGACCGGAAAGCACTGCCTTCACCACGACCTGTTCTGCCAGGCTTCATTGATCCCACCCAGCAGCCCACTACCGAAACAGAACGGCTCGTCCATGATATCTGGTGCAGAAGCCTTCGGATGTCCTCTGTTTCGGTGGATGCTGACTTTTTTGATTTGGGTGGACATTCGTTATTGGCGGTGGAGGTCATGACAGCCATAGATCGTCAGACGGGGAAAAATGTGCCCTTGACCACGCTATTCAGCCATGCGACTATCCGGAAATTTGCTGCATTTTTGGATCAGCACAGTGGTGATGCTTCATGGGCTTCGCTGGTGCCCATTCGTACCAATGGACATCTTACACCGCTTTATCTCGTCCACGGAATGGCTGCCAATGCCGGAACCTTTTTTAAACTCCTCCATCGCTTGGATGATCAACAGCCCATTTATGGCTTGCAGTCAAAGGGCTTGGACGGGACGGATGCGCCCCTCGAAACCGTTCAGGAAATGGCAGCACATTACCTCCGAGAGGTTTTGGAACAAAATCCGGACGGTCCGTACATTTTAGGTGGGTATTCTTTTGGCGGCTATGTCGCCTTTGAAATGGCAAGAATGCTCAAGGAAATGGGCAAAGAAGTTTCCCAAGTCCTCATGTTTGACACCCAGGCGGTTAATATGCCGATGTACCATCATCAGCATACGGGTTCTTTTGCGGCGTTAAAAGCCAGGCTGGCCAGAAGAAAAGTTTGGATCCAAGTGATGTTAAAGGCTCCAAAGACCTATCAAAAGTTTAAGAAGAGGGCTGCGAAGCACAAAAAGGAGAAAATACTTCAAAAGCTCGGCCTGGCGCCGGCTCCCTCAAAGGATGGACGGGGTGCCGTAATCAAAAGGGTTAGGGCGATCAATCATCAAGCGATGGTCAAATACGACCCTAAACCACTCGATGTACCCGTGATCGTTTTCAAGGCAAAGATCATTCCCTCCAAGTCTTCCAATCACTGGGCAAACGGATGGACCGATTACTGTAAAGATGTGACGGTCATTCCCGTAGAGGGAGATCACTTTACCTTGTTTGAAGAACCTTTTGTGGATGATCTGGGAAAAAGATTGCGTCATCATTTGGCAGGGTATTGATCATTCGATTCGATTGAAAAATAGGGTATTGGCCAAAGCCACTTGATCAGCAGATAATATAAATGGCTGTCTACAGAAATCACGGAATGAAAAATTCATTCCGTGATTTCTGGCGGCCTACTGAGCAGTGTGCAGGACAATCTTGAGCTAAAGTCCTACGCGCTATTCACATCAAATCCAAGCGTTCGATTATTGCTCTTCACTGACCACCATCTTGAAGCCTTCGCCATGCAGTGTGATGATCTGCACTTTTGGGTCGACTTTGATGAGTTTACGGATCTTGCTCAAGTAAACATCCATGCTGCGGGCGTTAAAATAGCTGTCATCACCCCAGATTTGTTTGAGCGCATAGCTTCTGTTCACAGGCTTATTAAGCTCTGCAGCCAGCAGCCGAAGCAACTCATTTTCTTTGGAAGTTAGTTTGTGTTTCCCCTCATTGCTCTCCAGCATTTGTTCGTCATAGTGTAAGATCAAATCTCCAAAGGCATAGTTTTTAAGGGCCGTTGCGGTGTCGTCTTCCTTTTGGGTGCGTCTGAGAATCGCCCCGATTCGCAGCAGCAGTTCTTCCATGCTAAAGGGCTTTGTGATATAATCATCGGCTCCGATCTTGAGCCCTTCGATGACATCGTCCTTCATGTTTTTGGCAGTAAGGTAAATGATCGGAAGGTCATCCTCTATTTTTTTCATGTCCTTTCCCAAGGTAAAACCATCTTTTTTGGGCATCATGATATCCAGAATGGCCAGGTCATACTTTCCTTTTTTGAAATTGTTCCAGCCCTCTTCACCGTCCCGGCAGAGGGTGGTTTCATACCCTTTCATGGTCAAGTATTCTTGTAAAATATCTCCCAAATTGGGATCGTCTTCCACTACTAAAAGTCTTGCTTTGCTCATTTTTTTCGGGGTAATGTGATGGTAAATGTACTTCCTTTATTGATTTCACTTTCTACTGAGATGCTTCCATTATGCTCTTCCACCATGGTTTTGACATAGGCCAAGCCCAGTCCGAATCCTTTCACATCGTGGACATTGCCCGTAGGGACGCGATAAAACTTCTCAAAAATCTTTTTCACAGAATCCTTGGACATTCCCATTCCGTTGTCTTTGATGGTAATGGAAAATCCTGTAGCCATTTCCTTTACTTTGAGGGCTATATGGGGCTTGTCAGCCGAATATTTATTGGCATTGTCCAACAAGTTATTGATGATATTGGAAAGATGAAAGGCATCTGCTTCGAGATAGGGGTCTTTTACATCAATATCCAACAATATTCGCCCACCTTTTTTTTCTACTTGGAGGTCAAAGTGTTTCTTCGCATCCTTGATCAAGTCTACGATATTGACCTGTTCAAATTTCAGCTTGAAATCCTTTTTGTCCAGTGCTGCGGCCTGAAGGACTTTCTCTACCTGAGAGCCCAAGCGTTTATTTTCATCTTTAATGATGCCCAAATAGCGGTTTCGGAAAGTGTCCTGATTGATCAATTCGGGGTCCTGGAGCGCTTCTACCGCCAAGCTAACCGTCGCGATGGGCGTTTTGAATTCATGGGTCATGTTGTTGATAAAGTCATTTTTGGTTTCCGAAAGTTTTTTCTGACGGATGATGACCTTGATCGCATAGACAAAGCATAAAATGATGATCAGCAAAAACAAAAGCGAACTGGACAGCGGAAGCCAGATCTGCTTGAGCAGATAAAGTTGCTTCTTGGGAAAATGGATGACCATGAAGTTATCCTGTCCGACCAGATCCCCTGGAAATAGTTCTGCCCTGATGCTGTTTTTTCTAAATTCCATGGGGTCAGAAATCCTATTGATGGGGATGAGGCGACCTTTATTGTTGAGAATTGCCAATTCAAATTCACCGGAGATGCCCCTTTTTTTCAATTGGCTGGAAATATCGCGATGGAGCTCTGTCGTATCCACCCGATAAAGGATGTTCTCCTGCGTGTCTGCCAGAAGCTGGGTGAACACCACTTGCATGAGTTCGATTTTTTTATTTGCCTTGATGATGTTTTCGGCGACATCTTCCGAAATGTCATATTCTTCGGTGATGATGGCTTTGCGGTTCATCAAGTAGTCCTGCGCTTGGACAAAACTGTCCCTTCGACTGACAAACTCCAGGTATTTTTCTTTTTCCTTTAGGTAAATCGCCATTTCATCCGGCGTAAACAGCTGCCTGGCCACGGATGCCGGTAATTCAAAGTACTTTTGCAATTCAAACTTATCTTCGGGCTTACCACCGCGGGAGGCAATGATACGCTCAAATGTGGAGGAAACTTTTGGCAAAGGCTCCTTAAAAACAGAATCCATCACCGAAGGCCTTCCTTCGAAGGACAGTCTACGGCGGATATTTACTTCTATTGGCTCGATTTTCTGAAAGAGCATTTGCTTAAAGGTACTGTCCTTTGCCATGGTGCTCAGGATAATATCACTCGTTTCGCCCTTTTCCAATTTGGTAATGCTGGCCGCCAAAGACTGGTATACATTCTGCTCGAATCGCTCCTGATTGATCTTGATGGCATTGGCCACCCAGTAATACTGGAAGCCCACCAAACCCAAGCAGGCCAGCGACATCAACAGAATGATTATTTTCATTTTCGTCTTAGACATGTTACAAATTTATAGGTTCTTGCCAAGTAAGCTTGAAGGTTAACAATTTTTAACAAGGCTTAACACCTTGTGTGTAGAATTTTATTTTGATAATGGCTACATTTATAATGTTCGATTGTGCTGTTTTGCTTTACAGCGGAGCGGTTTTATTGAATTCTACCCGTAAACCTGTTTTTCCACAAAACCCATATCATGATGAATGCTAAATTAAGATGGATGTTCGTGGCTTGCTGCTGCTTTATGATCACAGGGATGTCGGATGGTCAAGAAATAGAAGACAAATCACAAACCAAGTACTACCTAAACGTATCGTCTGAGAAGGATGGCGTAAAAGAGGAAGTTTCCAAGACGTATGACAGTCGCCAGGTGATGGAGGAGGATCCGTTTTTTGAGGACTTGGGCATCGAACTGCCAAAAGGTGAACACCAAAAGCTGGTGCTGGAGACAACCAAGGACGATAAAAAGATCAGCCTTTCTACCATGATGTATCCTACTCATAGGGAAAGAAACGTTTCCTGGATGCATCAGGATGATGATGTGGAAGTAGCCATTATCAAAAATGGTAAATCCATAAAGACCATCAGAAGTACCGCCCCTAGATCCGGGAAGAAAGTTCTCCTTGGCGTGCCGGCTTATCAGAGAGATGTTGATTTCGATACCGGCAGTGGCGCTACCATGTATAAAGGTGATCGCCAAGTTGAAGTTTTTGCATTTGAAAAAGATGAAGACGGCCACATCCAAATGGATCAAGAGGAAGCTCAGGAGACCATTGAGCGGCTCGAAAAACTTATAGAAGCGCTAAAAGCTTCCCAAGATGACAAGGATTGAGCCTGACCAACAGGGATACCAAAACGTAATTTAAGGAAGAGGAAGGCAAGGTCTTCCTTTTTTTGTTGGCTGGCCTTTTCTATCTTTGCCCTCTTATATTTATTAAGGATGTATCATGACAATTGACAACCAACAGTACCAGGTTCAGGGGGTTCCGCTATTGGATATCGCCAGCGAGTATGGCACGCCAGTTTATGTCTATGATGGACAGAAAATTCTGGATCAAGTGGCCACATTGCAAAATGCTTTTTCTTCTGTAAACCTGAAGATAAAATACGCCACGAAGGCCCTTTCCAATATCAACATCCTTAAACTGATGAAAAAGGCAGGTACTGGAGTGGATGCAGTGTCCATAGAGGAGGTGAAGCTGTGTCTTCACGTGGGTTATGAGCCGTCCGAAATCATGTTTACGCCAAACTGCGTGGCTTTTGAAGAAATTCAAGAGGCGGTGGACTTGGGCGTTATGATCAATATTGACAATATCCCCATGCTGGAGCATTTTGGGACGTATTATGGCAATAGCGTGCCCCTTTGTATCCGGCTAAATCCCCATATCCTTGCCGGGGGAAATGCTAAAATTTCCGTGGGACATATCGATAGTAAGTTTGGGATTTCGATCCTTCAGCTAAAGCACGTGCTTAAAATCGTGGAAGTCCATAACCTAAAGGTAGCGGGGCTTCATGTCCACACCGGTTCGGATATCTTGGATGCTGAGGTTTTCTTAAAAGGAGCAGAAATCCTCTTTGATGCAGCTAAAGAATTCAAAGATCTGCAGTTCCTTGATTTTGGAGGCGGCTTTAAAGTGGGCTATAAAGAAGGTGATATCACCACAGATATGGTCGAGGTGGGACGAAAAGTTTCGGCTGCCTTCAAGGAGTTTTGTAAAAACTATGGCCGGGAACTCGAGATCTGGTTTGAGCCAGGGAAGTTTTTGGTCAGCGAGTGCGGATACCTCCTTGTCAATGCCAATGTGGTTAAGTCTACACCGGCTTCAACCTTTATTGGGGTGGACTCTGGCCTTAATCACTTGATTCGTCCCATGATGTATGATGCTTACCATGGTGTGGAAAACATTTCGCGTGTTACCGGACCGGATCGTGTATATACCATTGTGGGGTATATATGTGAAACGGATACCATCGCTGCGGACCGAAAACTCAAGGAGGTCAAAGAGGGAGACGTATTGGCGATCAAGAATGCGGGCGCATATGGATTCAGCATGGCATCCAATTATAACTCAAGGCTTCGTCCAGCTGAGGTATTGGTGCTAGATGGTAAAGCACACTTGATTCGAGCGCGTGAGAGCTTTGAAGATATTTTACGTCATCAAATTGATATAGGGCTATAATTAAGGGTTTTAGGTTTTAATCCCCAATTTTATCACAGATAAAACTTTGAGCATTAGCAGTATATACTTAAATTAGCAAGTAGTAAAACCAAGCACAAGCCCTGGTAGTAATAATTTAAATTCACCAAAGTCCGGAGCCAACTCTCCGGACTTTATTTTTTTAAGAAAGACCAAAGGGAGATCAAGGATCAATCAATATTCCTGGGTGGAGAGATTTTGTTATTTAGGGGAATAATGATTCGCCACGAAGGCTCAAAGGCACAAAGCAATTATTTATGACTTTCCGTGTAGATTACAGCATCTACTTCGTCTCTTGGGTACATTTTTATTTGGCCTGGGTTTTGCCATCGATATAGGCTTAATTCCTGTTATTTTGGATCAAGTCATATTTCTGGGGAGATGAACAAGGATTTACAATGCCTAAGCATCCTATCTGTCTTTATCAGTGTTCATCCGTGGCCAAATAGAAACCAAAAGTAACAAAGAACATATTTACCCATCGATAATAGGCTACCCCCAACTTTTCCGCTTGATCTCTTAAAACTGCACTGGAATTACCCTTCCTTTGGCATCTTTTTGTATCTTTGCTGATTGAATTGGAAACGGAAATTCCCGGTATTATAACCTTATCAAAAAAGGAAAAATCAAAGCAATGAATAAAGAAGTACGCGTTCGTTTTGCCCCATCTCCTACAGGAGCCCTACATATTGGCGGTGTCCGCACGGCCCTATACAATTACCTTTTTGCCAAAAAGAACCAAGGAAAGTTTTTGCTGCGAATAGAGGATACCGACCAGACGCGGTTTGTAAAGGGTGCAGAGGAGTATATCAAGGAGGCATTGGAATGGATCGGTATTACGCCGGACGAAAGTCCTTGGAAGGAAGGCCCCCATGGTCCTTACCGCCAATCTGAGCGAAAGCCACTTTATATGCAATATGCCATGGACTTGGTGGAAAAAGGCCATGCCTATTATGCTTTTGATACCTCAGAAGAACTCGATGCAATGCGGGAGAGATTGACTGCCGCAAGAGTCGTTTCACCTCAGTATAACTCCATCACCAGGACCCAGATGAAAAACTCCCTCACGTTGCCGGAAGATGAGGTGAAGGCCCGTTTGGAATCTGGTGATCCCTATGTGATCCGCCTGAAAGTTCCCAGAAAAGAGGAAATTCGCCTCAATGACATGATCCGTGGCTGGGTCATGGTGCATTCCAACACCTTGGATGATAAAGTGCTGATGAAATCTGATGGAATGCCCACTTACCACCTTGCTAATATCGTGGATGATCACTTGATGGGCATCACCCATGTGATTCGTGGAGAGGAATGGTTGCCATCAGCCCCTATTCACGTGCTATTGTACCGGTATTTGGGTTGGGAAGATACGATGCCGCAGTTTGCCCACCTGCCTTTACTGTTAAAACCTGACGGTAACGGTAAGCTCAGCAAAAGGGATGCGGACAAGAATGGTTTTCCAATTTTCCCGATGGACTGGACGGATCCTCGCACAGGGGATTTCTCCCAAGGATTCAGGCAAGCAGGTTACTTCCCTGATGCCTTTGTAAACTTCCTTGCGTTCTTGGGCTGGAACCCGGGGGACAACCAGGAAATTTTTAGCATGGAAGAGCTGATCAATGCGTTTTCGGTGGAGCGAATAGGTAAATCGGGAACGAAATTTGATATAAACAAGGCAAAATGGTTTAACGAACAGTACCTGAAGGCCAAGTCAAATCACGATCTGGCCCAGTACCTGATTGAAGACCTGAAGCAGGAAGGGATCGAAATCCTTCAAGCCAAAGCTGAGCAAATCGTGGCCATTATGAAGGAAAGGGCAACTTTCCCTTCTGATCTATGGAAAGAAGGCCGCT comes from Echinicola vietnamensis DSM 17526 and encodes:
- a CDS encoding non-ribosomal peptide synthetase, with amino-acid sequence MSTSKAHNYDAGHFLASKEASSPNLDDIFKDFEFSVQGSGIHQPFTAIFHRMAGKVPDKIAIECYDKAISYLDLEIKSNQFAAFLTAAKVTEGSILAVALDRSIEMVVAMLGIVKAGCAYLPVDPKLPHERIQYMLEDAQAKAIITSKSVLQEVSCTAEKLDIDTIFPILEEYSDVYVERVEDTSSLAYLLYTSGSTGNPKGVKITHKNLTNLLLSVQQAPGMHMDDRLLAITTISFDIAGIELFLPLITGATVVLANSDAIKDGRLLYKLLQEKQISFMQATPATWRMLTMAGWDKPLPLRILSGGEAFPKDLAMQLMGLCDEVWNGYGPTETTIYSTMKQLAPTDDQITIGKPIDNTGVYILDTEMNPVEEGAVGEIYISGEGVAAGYHGRPELTADRFLPNVLEEAFPIIYKTGDLGCFLPSGEIVCKGRIDHQVKIRGFRIELGEIEQQLLQEPAIKEVAVHTWEDLPGNKRLVAYVVLEDASKADQGLFSKLITAWKDRMMKRLPEYMVPGDWMPLDKLPLTTNQKIDRKALPSPRPVLPGFIDPTQQPTTETERLVHDIWCRSLRMSSVSVDADFFDLGGHSLLAVEVMTAIDRQTGKNVPLTTLFSHATIRKFAAFLDQHSGDASWASLVPIRTNGHLTPLYLVHGMAANAGTFFKLLHRLDDQQPIYGLQSKGLDGTDAPLETVQEMAAHYLREVLEQNPDGPYILGGYSFGGYVAFEMARMLKEMGKEVSQVLMFDTQAVNMPMYHHQHTGSFAALKARLARRKVWIQVMLKAPKTYQKFKKRAAKHKKEKILQKLGLAPAPSKDGRGAVIKRVRAINHQAMVKYDPKPLDVPVIVFKAKIIPSKSSNHWANGWTDYCKDVTVIPVEGDHFTLFEEPFVDDLGKRLRHHLAGY
- a CDS encoding response regulator transcription factor, with the translated sequence MSKARLLVVEDDPNLGDILQEYLTMKGYETTLCRDGEEGWNNFKKGKYDLAILDIMMPKKDGFTLGKDMKKIEDDLPIIYLTAKNMKDDVIEGLKIGADDYITKPFSMEELLLRIGAILRRTQKEDDTATALKNYAFGDLILHYDEQMLESNEGKHKLTSKENELLRLLAAELNKPVNRSYALKQIWGDDSYFNARSMDVYLSKIRKLIKVDPKVQIITLHGEGFKMVVSEEQ
- a CDS encoding sensor histidine kinase, with amino-acid sequence MKIIILLMSLACLGLVGFQYYWVANAIKINQERFEQNVYQSLAASITKLEKGETSDIILSTMAKDSTFKQMLFQKIEPIEVNIRRRLSFEGRPSVMDSVFKEPLPKVSSTFERIIASRGGKPEDKFELQKYFELPASVARQLFTPDEMAIYLKEKEKYLEFVSRRDSFVQAQDYLMNRKAIITEEYDISEDVAENIIKANKKIELMQVVFTQLLADTQENILYRVDTTELHRDISSQLKKRGISGEFELAILNNKGRLIPINRISDPMEFRKNSIRAELFPGDLVGQDNFMVIHFPKKQLYLLKQIWLPLSSSLLFLLIIILCFVYAIKVIIRQKKLSETKNDFINNMTHEFKTPIATVSLAVEALQDPELINQDTFRNRYLGIIKDENKRLGSQVEKVLQAAALDKKDFKLKFEQVNIVDLIKDAKKHFDLQVEKKGGRILLDIDVKDPYLEADAFHLSNIINNLLDNANKYSADKPHIALKVKEMATGFSITIKDNGMGMSKDSVKKIFEKFYRVPTGNVHDVKGFGLGLAYVKTMVEEHNGSISVESEINKGSTFTITLPRKK
- the lysA gene encoding diaminopimelate decarboxylase, with protein sequence MTIDNQQYQVQGVPLLDIASEYGTPVYVYDGQKILDQVATLQNAFSSVNLKIKYATKALSNINILKLMKKAGTGVDAVSIEEVKLCLHVGYEPSEIMFTPNCVAFEEIQEAVDLGVMINIDNIPMLEHFGTYYGNSVPLCIRLNPHILAGGNAKISVGHIDSKFGISILQLKHVLKIVEVHNLKVAGLHVHTGSDILDAEVFLKGAEILFDAAKEFKDLQFLDFGGGFKVGYKEGDITTDMVEVGRKVSAAFKEFCKNYGRELEIWFEPGKFLVSECGYLLVNANVVKSTPASTFIGVDSGLNHLIRPMMYDAYHGVENISRVTGPDRVYTIVGYICETDTIAADRKLKEVKEGDVLAIKNAGAYGFSMASNYNSRLRPAEVLVLDGKAHLIRARESFEDILRHQIDIGL
- the gltX gene encoding glutamate--tRNA ligase, whose translation is MNKEVRVRFAPSPTGALHIGGVRTALYNYLFAKKNQGKFLLRIEDTDQTRFVKGAEEYIKEALEWIGITPDESPWKEGPHGPYRQSERKPLYMQYAMDLVEKGHAYYAFDTSEELDAMRERLTAARVVSPQYNSITRTQMKNSLTLPEDEVKARLESGDPYVIRLKVPRKEEIRLNDMIRGWVMVHSNTLDDKVLMKSDGMPTYHLANIVDDHLMGITHVIRGEEWLPSAPIHVLLYRYLGWEDTMPQFAHLPLLLKPDGNGKLSKRDADKNGFPIFPMDWTDPRTGDFSQGFRQAGYFPDAFVNFLAFLGWNPGDNQEIFSMEELINAFSVERIGKSGTKFDINKAKWFNEQYLKAKSNHDLAQYLIEDLKQEGIEILQAKAEQIVAIMKERATFPSDLWKEGRFMLIAPTEFDEKVAAKKWNEDVVAVLTAYRDALDKFEGEFTPQSAKAMLESAAESQEIKLGKVMQAVRLAVTGVGAGPDLMEIFTIIGKDELIKRIDFALNTLEVKAK